One window of Papaver somniferum cultivar HN1 chromosome 9, ASM357369v1, whole genome shotgun sequence genomic DNA carries:
- the LOC113311399 gene encoding uncharacterized protein LOC113311399 translates to MVDKSRGGLGVLNLKQMNIALLVKWIWRFGLEKDKLWCKIISEKHGVMSSHWLPGIKVAFWFDKCSGADSLKLSFPNLFRLAKDKFSSVISHIKNGNSVFDFKRRLLDEEVNQFALLLLRIDSSPPPLNNLPDPRRWSLGNNGVFSIKALYSELIKLDGVSDFPYKFVWNSIIPPKVCFFVWHAVHGKLNTKDMLLRKGMSLDQECIMCGDVVETSSHFCFTGWHLLNESGNTIYWNMIPAAVGWIIWGEKNARTFGTIGMQFSHSIFMFSANV, encoded by the exons ATGGTTGACAAAAGTAGAGGGGGTCTGGGAGTCTTAAATCTCAAACAAATGAACATTGCTCTTTTAGTAAAATGGATTTGGAGATTTGGATTAGAGAAAGATAAACTTTGGTGTAAGATTATTTCTGAAAAACATGGTGTTATGTCTTCTCATTGGTTACCTG GTATAAAAGTGGCCTTCTGGTTTGATAAGTGTAGTGGTGCTGATTCTCTTAAATTATCTTTCCCTAATCTGTTTAGATTGGCAAAGGATAAGTTTTCTTCAGTCATATCTCATATAAAGAATGGCAACTCGGTTTTTGATTTCAAAAGAAGACTATTAGACGAAGAGGTGAATCAGTTTGCATTGTTACTTCTCAGAATCGATTCTTCACCACCACCGTTAAATAATTTGCCCGACCCAAGAAGATGGAGCTTAGGaaataatggagttttttctatCAAGGCCCTATATTCAGAGCTTATCAAATTAGACGGTGTAAGTGATTTTCCGTATAAGTTTGTCTGGAACTCAATAATTCCTCCTAAAGTCTGTTTTTTTGTTTGGCATGCTGTGCATGGCAAGCTTAACACTAAAGACATGTTGCTTAGAAAAGGTATGTCTTTAGATCAAGAGTGCATCATGTGTGGAGATGTTGTAGAAACTTCTAGCCATTTTTGCTTCACT GGTTGGCATCTGCTGAATGAAAGTGGTAATACAATATATTGGAATATGATACCGGCAGCTGTGGGATGGATTATTTGGGGAGAAAAGAATGCTCGAACTTTT GGGACAATTGGGATGCAATTTTCACATAGCATATTCATGTTCTCTGCTAATGTTTGA
- the LOC113311398 gene encoding F-box/kelch-repeat protein At3g06240-like: MSRSNIPEEIQEEILLRLPVKSILCFKSVCKSWYELLSSRKFIKDHLNLPTKKHLRNRKIMIRVYDCYFEADDIFYSIDYASILREAVLMNYPNDNNNNSITHSIYHFIVGSCNGLILLLADDSEKLFLWNPSTREYKEIIRAPAPLKSYLAYGLGYDAKSDNYKLVCIATGKSDDDELDDFSEVYSYTSGSWSRGQNILYVHSDITGGVLLNGVLHWLGEAVHWSGDTATREKTIISFDINSEKFIGLPLPEETMKCPEEIFDVQVLGDSLCLICGVRNVHLMYGLCKIMV; encoded by the coding sequence ATGTCAAGATCAAATATTCCCGAAGAGATCCAAGAAGAGATTTTATTAAGGTTACCCGTGAAATCCATCTTATGTTTTAAATCCGTATGCAAGAGTTGGTATGAATTACTTTCTAGTCGTAAATTCATCAAGGATCACCTTAATCTTCCCACCAAAAAACACCTTAGAAACAGAAAGATTATGATCAGAGTTTATGATTGTTACTTCGAagctgatgatatattttattccaTAGATTATGCTTCAATATTAAGGGAAGCTGTTCTTATGAATTACCCAAAcgacaataataataattctataaCTCACAGTATTTACCATTTTATTGTGGGATCTTGCAATGGCTTGATTTTATTATTAGCCGATGATAGTGAAAAACTATTTCTTTGGAATCCATCAACAAGAGAGTACAAGGAAATTATTAGAGCACCGGCGCCCTTAAAAAGCTATCTTGCCTATGGGTTGGGTTACGATGCCAAAAGTGATAATTACAAGTTGGTATGCATCGCAACTGGCAAGTCTGATGATGACGAGCTTGATGATTTTTCTGAAGTTTATTCATACACATCTGGTTCATGGAGTAGAGGCCAAAACATCCTTTATGTGCATTCTGATATAACTGGTGGTGTGCTTCTGAATGGTGTTCTGCATTGGTTAGGTGAAGCTGTACACTGGTCAGGTGATACGGCCACTCGTGAAAAAACTATAATCTCCTTTGATATTAACAGTGAGAAGTTCATTGGTTTACCACTTCCTGAAGAAACTATGAAATGCCCAGAAGAGATATTTGATGTCCAAGTGCTGGGAGATTCCCTTTGCTTAATTTGTGGTGTCCGTAACGTTCATTTGATGTATGGGTTATGCAAAATTATGGTGTGA